GGACCCCGACGTCAAAGAGCTACTCCGCACTCTGTGGGAGGCCGGGGGCTTCCTATCGCTTAAATACACACAGGAGAAGTTCGGGCAAGCCGTTGTCAAAGCCTCACAGCTAGGCCTGGTAAGGCTAGACGCGTTGACGCTGACAGTTAGGCTTACAGACCTGGGGATTAGGGCGCTGGGCATATGACTCTCTACACCCAACTATTCAAGCTGGTGGTGGCCGTGGAGGGGAATGCGCTGATTACGGGGCTCCCGGGGACGGGGAAGACCTCCCTCATCAAGTGGTCTCTCCGCGATATTCCGCATGACTACGCCGTGGTGGTTTACGACACGGCCGGCGACTTTAGGAACTGCGATTTCGTGGGGAGGTTTTCGGTAAACCCCCTAGACCTCCCCACTCCGCGCGTCGTTGAGATTTTGGAGGAGGCTCTGGCCGCCACGTACGGCGAGTACCCCTATCTGCTGACTCCCGCGATGGCGGAACTGCTACACAGAACTGTGGAGAGGGGGGCGCGCACCCTTTCGCAGGTTAGGCGCGGCGTCTTGGACGTGGCCGAGCCCCACGAGATGGACACAGCCTACGCCTTGCGTAGGCGTCTAGTCCATTTCGACGTTGCGCAGTTCGAGAAGACTGACGTACCCATCCGGCACGGAGCCTCGACGTGCGTCGACGTCTCGGGGCTGGATAGAGTGGGGAGGCTGGCCTACGTGCTGGCGCATCTAGAGCTTACGCGCGACGTGAAGAACGTCATCTACGTCGTGGACGAGGCCCACCGCTTCCTCGCCTTCACGTCGAGGTACTCCCTCCTCACCGACCACCTACGCACCGGGAGGGGGCGGGGACGCTTCTTTGTCTTAGTTTCCCACTCCTATAGAGAATTCCAGAGGCACCTAGGCTACGTCAAGATGGTGATCAGATTCCCAGACTGGGACTTGGACGAGTCTAAAACAACGCCGCTACAGCCCTCCGAGGCGCTTGTCACCGTGAGAGCCGCCTCTCTCCGCTCGGCTGAGGCCTTGGCCAAGCTTCTGCCGCTTAGAGGCACATGGGCCCAGTTCCGCATCACCGTGCCTCCCTATGCAGAGAGATCCACTGCGTAGAGCTGTGGAGGCGCTTAGGGCGGACTTCCCCGGCAAGTCGAGGAGCTGGATTAAAAGAGCCCTCCTAAGGCTAGGCGACGTCAAGGAGGTTAGGGAGGACTTGTACGTCGTTGAGGGGAGGCGGGAGCTCGGCGACTGGAAGCCGCTGTACCAGGTCTGGTGGTCTTCTGCAGAGGGCAGGTGGCTCTGCACCTGCTACTACACGCAGTTCGGCCTCAAGCGCAGAAGAGACATATGCACCCATGTGGCCGCCGTAATGTTGTACCGCAGATACAAAAAGGCCTTGGAGAAGGCTGAGAGGGGCGTGGTGTACGTGGCTGAGGCTGTTGTTGATTGTAGAGGCCGCATATCGGCGAACGGCGAGTTGCACGTCAAGCCGGCCGCCGATAAGATAGACTTGACTTTCTTCGCCTCGCCGCGTTTCAGAGTGCTTGTGGTGTCTAGGCAGAGGCACGTCGCCGTGAAGTGCGGCGGCTACGTCGTCTACGAGGCCGACGGCGAGGAGGTGCCCCTCGCCGTGGCTAAGTTCCTTGTCGCAAAATTCCATGAAGGTAAGGACTAGGAAGGGCGTCTTTGAGCTTAAGCCAGACTCTCCGGCCAATTACCGGAGGCTTTACGTAGACGTCTTTTCGGTGGCGGCGGCGCTGAGCGAGCCAGAGGAGCTGTTCAGATCTGCGGCGGAGGCCGGTGTGGAGGCGGCGTTTGTGGTGGATGCGTGGCATGAATCCCACACCCCCCTCGCTAGGCGCTATCTAGAGGCGTGCCGTAGGTACCGCCTCGACTGCCGCCTCTCCGAGCAGAAGCCGGCGGAGCTCTACGCCGCGGAGCTGTGCGAAGCTGAGTGCGGGGCTGGCTGCGCCGTCGTTACAAGGGACTACGACGCCGTTGCGGTAGTCAAGAATTGCGCCGTCCTTTTGTTTAGAGGGGGTAGGTTTTGGAGAGTTGTGAGATGACGAAAGATTTATTTCGACACATGCCCTTCTACGGCATGTTGGCCGTCTATGGCGGCTGTATCGACCACCCAGAGGTGGTGTGCGTCAAGTCGAGGGAGGAGCTTCTCAGCCACGTCGGCAGGTGCTTCCTAGTAGTCGTCGGAGACGAGGCCCTGGCGAGGGAACTGGGGGCGGCTTTCTTCGCAGATGAGGAGTGGGCCGAGTTCGCAAGATTTTTCCAAGAGGCTGTGGGGAGAGGCCGTGCCTAAGAAGGCGGAGGCTCCCGAGGAGTGTCAGCAGTACAGGGGGCCGAAGAGGGAGGACGTGGTCAAGCTGTGCGCAGAGCTGGGCGGCTTGAAGCATTTGGCTGTTAAGAACGTGGTGGAGCTAGCCCAGCTACTGGAGCTAGAGGACGACCTGGAGAAGGCCGAGGAGGTGCTGGCCGCGGTTAGGAGAGCCGCCGGCGTCGGGGCGAGGGTTGTGCCGGTGTCGGAGGCTGTGAAGTCCTACGCCGCTGTCGAGGTGTTGAAGACGCATGTGAGCGAATTTGACGAGAAGACGCCTTGGGGCGGCCTGCGTTTCGGCTACATATACGGGCTGGCCGGGGAGTATGGCGCCGGCAAGTCCATGTTTGCAATTCAAGCCTCCGTGCTGGCGGCTATTAGTGGCAGAAGGGTAGTGTATATAGACACCGAGGGGGCGCTGAACCTCTCTCTCTTCGAGAGGGTGGCTAAGAGATTCGGCTCCGACTTGACCGCGCTGTCGGAGAGGCTACACATCACTCAGGTGATAGATCCCGTCGATCTGAAGGAGGTTTTGCTGTCGCTTAGGGCTGTGGATGTTGTCGTTGTGGATTCCATGGTGTCTCACGCCCTGCGCGCCCAGTTTAGGGGTAGAGAAAGGCTTGCCGCGAGGCAACAGCTACTGGCCTACTTCCTTGACATTTTGAGGAGGATGGCCGCTGTTTATGGGACGTTGTCGATATTAACGGACCAAGTTATCGACGTGCCGGACTTTTTCAGTAGCAAGAGGCCTGCCGGCGGCAACGTCTTATTGCACGGTGTCCATGCGTTGTTCCTAATGCGCCGGCCTAATAAGCAGAAGGCGGAGGGTGTGATGATTCCGCTGGATGTGCCGGGGATGGCACCCACCACGGAAATCCGCTACGAAATTCGAGATGACGGCCTCTACTAGTGGGTTTTTTGCCTTTAGCTCTCAGTTTACACTCTGCCTAAAGGTAGCGCTTCTGCCGCCGGGTGTAAACTGGAGAGGGGATTTCGGCACGCAGTTTACAAATAGCGCAACTTCCGGCGTCTATCGCCGAAATGTAAACTGGAGGGGGGCTCCCGGTGCGCCGTTTACACGCGGCGAAAAATTCGGCATATGCCGCCTGGGTGTAAATTGCGGAGCGGGTCTCGGCGCCCCGTTTACATCCAGCGGAGCCCCCGGCGCCCACCGCCGTGGTGTAAACGCCGTGTTTTTGCTAGACAGCCGCGGGCGTGGAGACGCCGCGTGATTATGTATAGGAGGGTGGCTTCTGGTGTCGTTGGCCCGGTGTGGGTGTATCTCTACGCGAGGGAGGACAAGCTGTACGCAGTGCTGAAGCACGGCCCCGTAAGGAGGACCGCATACCTAGGCCGGATAGAGGGGGTGGAGGAGGCGGGAGAGGGTGGCGGGGCGCCCGACCCGTGCGCGGAGTGCTGGGAGTTGTTGAGAAAGGTGGCCGAGGACTATAGAGAAGCCGTCGAGATTGCCAGAAGGGCGCTGAGGGAGGGGGAGGACCGGCGCGACTACAGAGAGGCCCTCTCGGTAGTTGCAGAGGGGAGCAGAGCTCTGCGGAGAGCTCTAGAGGCGCTGGGCGGCGGGGAGTAGGCGGGCGCTGGAGCTGGAGCGCCGCTGAGTAGAGGCGGCCGGCGGGGCGGCACTCCCGGCGGCTGAGTAAATTTTTTCCATAATGTAAAGATGGTTGACATGGCTAGGGCGGAGAGGGTTAAGGCGTGGATAAAGGACTTCACCGCGGAGGGCGGGAAGCCCAGGGCTAGGCTGGTTGTCGAGACGGACGGCGCGGCGGCGGAGTATACAATACGCCTAGATAAAGACAACGCCGTGGTGCTTTACTTCAGCACAGCCAACCGAGAGGATGCCGAATGGAAGGCCGCCTTACTTAGGGCTGTGGGGGTGAGGGCAGAGGTGAAGAAGATCTACCACAAATCGCTCAGC
The sequence above is drawn from the Pyrobaculum ferrireducens genome and encodes:
- a CDS encoding ATPase AAA codes for the protein MTLYTQLFKLVVAVEGNALITGLPGTGKTSLIKWSLRDIPHDYAVVVYDTAGDFRNCDFVGRFSVNPLDLPTPRVVEILEEALAATYGEYPYLLTPAMAELLHRTVERGARTLSQVRRGVLDVAEPHEMDTAYALRRRLVHFDVAQFEKTDVPIRHGASTCVDVSGLDRVGRLAYVLAHLELTRDVKNVIYVVDEAHRFLAFTSRYSLLTDHLRTGRGRGRFFVLVSHSYREFQRHLGYVKMVIRFPDWDLDESKTTPLQPSEALVTVRAASLRSAEALAKLLPLRGTWAQFRITVPPYAERSTA
- a CDS encoding ATPase domain-containing protein; this translates as MPKKAEAPEECQQYRGPKREDVVKLCAELGGLKHLAVKNVVELAQLLELEDDLEKAEEVLAAVRRAAGVGARVVPVSEAVKSYAAVEVLKTHVSEFDEKTPWGGLRFGYIYGLAGEYGAGKSMFAIQASVLAAISGRRVVYIDTEGALNLSLFERVAKRFGSDLTALSERLHITQVIDPVDLKEVLLSLRAVDVVVVDSMVSHALRAQFRGRERLAARQQLLAYFLDILRRMAAVYGTLSILTDQVIDVPDFFSSKRPAGGNVLLHGVHALFLMRRPNKQKAEGVMIPLDVPGMAPTTEIRYEIRDDGLY